The Myxococcales bacterium sequence CACCTTCGATGGATTGGCGATAGCTTGGGCTATTGCGGAAGATATCCACGATAGAATTCGAGCCAGAACGATGTTCGCAACACACTATCATGAGCTGACCGATCTCGCCTCCACCAGAGCGGGGATCAGGAATATGCAGATAGCCATCAAAGAATGGCAGGATGGAATAGTCTTTCTCAGGAAGCTCATGCCGGGCGGGACCTCCAGAAGCTATGGCATCGAGGTGGCGAAGCTGGCAGGACTTTCTTCAGGGTTGATAACTCGTGCCAGCGAGATTCTCAAAAATCTTGAGAGGGGTGAGTTCGATGATCGCGGCATTCCCAGAATAGCCGGTCATTTGGAGGAATATGACTCCGATCAGTCGCAATTCAATCTTTTTACAACTTCTCAAAATTCTGAAATAACCGAGCGACTCGGCACGATTGACACCTCCAGGATAACTCCGATAGAGGCGCTCAACATTCTCCATGAGCTTAAACAGAAAATTTGATCGATGCCGAGAAGTTCCAACTTGATGGCCTTTGGCCACGATGTTATTATCCGCACATGAAATTTAGATTATACGCCGCCTTTTTTGCGCTCCTCTCCGTTTTTATCGCGTCCAATCTCCTTGCTCAGGCGACGGGAGAGGAGGCCTACGCAGAGGCCAAGAGATGCTATGAGTCCGTCAAGTTGAATCCTGAAACCTCGAGTGTTAAAGCGGAATACGAAAGGTGCATAGACAGATTCGAGAAGATGAGCGAGGCATTTCCTTCGGACAAGAGGGCGGCCGACGCGCTTTACAGCGCAGCGAAGTTCAGACAGGAGCTTTATTTCAAGTTTAAAGATAAATCCGATCTCGAACACTCCATAGAGCTCTACAACAAGCTTGTAAGGCAATATCCAAATAGCTCGCTTGCCGATGATTCGCTCTACCAGATAGCCAAAATACGTCACAAGCCGTTGGCTGAAAACGAGAAGGCCATCAAGGCCCTGGAGTTTCAGCTTGAGCAGTATCCGACTGGCGACATGGCGCCAAAGGCAAAAGAACTCCTCTCTTCTATAAAGGAAGCTCCTCCGGCTGCCAGCAAGCCCTCCGCTCTTTCCGGGGGAAGGGGAGAGGTCGCTGCGTCGGTTACAGCCGCTCAGGCCGCTGAGAGAAACAGCGCAAACCATTTCCCTTCCGATGTCGCAGGCCCCTTCGATTTGGCACAGCTTCTTTCGTATGAGGTGGAGGATGTAGGCGATTCCACGAAGATAGAGCTTTTTTTCGATATGCCGGTTCCCTATTCGGTATCGTACATCGAACAGGGAAAAAGGACCGGATCTCCCGCAGAACTCGAACTTGCTCTTTCCTACGCGAAGCCCTCCGCCGATATCGAAAAGAATCTGACGGTGTCATCAAAATATATCGACAGGATAAAACTCAAAAAAAGAGTTCTGGGCAGCGGGTGCGTCGTTTCATTTCGCCTCAAGTTGGGGGCGGCTTATGATATCGTTCCTCGAGGTAAAAATCTGATAGTTACATTTCACGCAGATTCCGGTCCCTCAGTTGGTGTGCCTGAGCCCGATCCTTCAGATGGACCGGAGGCCTCTTTCTCTAAATCTAAAAAAAAAAGTTTCACGTAGTGATTGATCCGGGGCACGGCGGGCACGATCACGGTGCCATTGGACAATTTGGAACCAGCGAAAAGGATGTGGTTCTCTCCATATCGAAGATGCTGGCAAAAGAACTCTCCAGGGATCTCGGCAGGGTTACCCTGACGCGCAGCAAAGACAAATACATCAGCTTGGATGAAAGAGATAAAATAGCGGTGAGGAAGAAGGCCGATCTTTTTATTTCTATACATGCGAATGCGGCCAACGACAGGAAGATGGGCGGGGTTGAGACATACTATCTAAACAACGCGACCGACAAAGCGGCTGAGCGCCTCGCCGAAAGGGAAAACAAGTCCCTCGGAAAGAAAATGAGCGACGTTCAGCAAATTCTATCCACCATGCAGCAGAATTTCGACACGGTGGAATCCAGAAAGCTGGCTCAGCATATTCAAAATTCGCTGGTGAAAAATCTGTCGAAAAAATACAAGGGCATCAAGGATAGAAAGGTGAGATCAGCCCTCTTTTATGTTCTGGTGGGCTCGAAGTGTCCTGCCGTTCTGGTCGAGGCCTCATTTTTGTCCAATCCCATAGAGGAGAAGAGGCTCCGCAGTGAAAGTTATCAGATGGAAGTCGCTTTATCGATTGCCGATGGAGTTAGAAAATACCTGAATTCCGTATCATACGGCACCTAAAGCCCCCCTCCAAATCTGTAGTCACCAGCCATCAGTCGCGGAGCTTTCCGTCGGGTGGAGCAAATTGAGTAACCTCTGAAAAATCAGCAAATTCAGGGGGTCTCTAAAAGCTATACGCTTGATTCTTAATCTTAATCCTAATCTTAATCTTAATAACGATATTTTCGAATATAAGTTAGTCTTACAAAATGCTGATCAAAGATCAGCGATTAGGATTCGAGGATTACTTTTTCTTTTGACGGGGATTCCCGCGTTAGCGGCGGCCTAAAACCGCGGGAATGACGGCGTAATTGTCATCCCCGAGTGGTCAATCGTCCATGGTCGAAGTTATTGTTATCATTGTGAAAAACTTCCTGAAAAACTTCCTCCGTCTGACTTTCCTCCCTCTGACTTCATATCCACACATATTGACAGGGTAATAGAGGTCGTTTAGTTCTGCCATCTCCTTTGATGGGGGGTTTTATGTACCTGTGGCTGATTCTCGGGGCGGTGTTCACAGCGATTCTCTTTGCCGGACTCTTTTATATACATCTGAGCGACAGAAGATATGAGAAGAAGAAAACCTCTGAGGTCTTCAGCCCCGAGCTTAAAGAGGAAATAGAGGCCGAGCGGGAGGGAGCCGCCGCAAGGCGTGAAAAGTTTATGAAGTTTATTGAAGCCGCCAAATCTGCAGAAGATCCTGATAAGACTGTCCAGTAAAACACATCAAGGATAGATTGACTCTTTTTCGATTGGCTGTTACTTACGGGCAAACTGGTATCGGATGGATAGCAGCGATGGCAAAGATCAAGATTTGCAAGGAAGTCAACTGCAAGAACGCCGCAACGACCAAGGCGTACTGCCGCCTTCACTATCTTCGCAATTGGAAACAGATAAAGGAAGAGGAACACAAAAAGGCTGCAAAGCGTTTAAATTCGTATATTTTAAGTGTTTGCAAGAGACATCCCGACAGATATCTCGAGGTGATCAAGGAAAGTCTCCGCTCATCCAGCTTTGATCAGGAGATAAGCCGCATGTTCGATGATGATGATGATGAGGGGTTTGTGCTGGATGAGCCAACCTATGAGGAGGAAATTGAGCGCCTCATAGATGAGCTCAAGATCGAAAAGGGTTTCTGATCCACTTCTCGCTTTTAGCCCAATTTCTATGCCGGTGAAATTTTCTTGCCTTTTTAAGGCTCTGTGTTATCAACCCCCAATCATTTCAAAATGTTACCTTGATGCGGGGCTCATATGGTCGATCGAACTTTTCCTATAAAGGAGCTTATCGACAGATATCTCGACGCGTATAACGCACGGGATATAGATGCTCTCACGACGGCGGTGGCGACTGATGAGACCCTTATTGTCTATGGCACCGACGAAGGTGAAAATTGGCATGGTTGGAAAGCCTTTTCTCGCGTGACTGAAAAACTTTTTCACGCTGTTGAGGAAATTTTCTGGGAGCGTGGCGAACCGAAGGTTTTTTTCTCCACTGATGGAAATATCGCCTGGTTTGCAGAGGAGCTGGTCGGTCGATTCATGGCTCTGGGTGTCGAGCATAGGTCTCCGATCAGGTTCTCCGGCGTCGCCGAGAACAGAGACGGTGAATGGAAGATAGTGCACATTCACAGATCCGTTGCTGTTGAAGGGGTTACGGTTCCTTATCTTGAGTCTCATGGAGTTCGCTTCGACTGATATAACAACAAAGGGGGTCACAATGTCACAGCACGTGCCTTATGTTCCGGAGAGTTCCAACCTGAGGGAGATGTCGCTTCGAGCTATTCTGCTCGGTGTGATAATGGCGGTTATTTTGGGCGCAGCGAACGCCTATTTGGGCCTCAAGGCCGGGGTTACGGTTGCTGCGACCTTTCCTG is a genomic window containing:
- a CDS encoding N-acetylmuramoyl-L-alanine amidase — translated: MIDPGHGGHDHGAIGQFGTSEKDVVLSISKMLAKELSRDLGRVTLTRSKDKYISLDERDKIAVRKKADLFISIHANAANDRKMGGVETYYLNNATDKAAERLAERENKSLGKKMSDVQQILSTMQQNFDTVESRKLAQHIQNSLVKNLSKKYKGIKDRKVRSALFYVLVGSKCPAVLVEASFLSNPIEEKRLRSESYQMEVALSIADGVRKYLNSVSYGT
- a CDS encoding nuclear transport factor 2 family protein; this encodes MVDRTFPIKELIDRYLDAYNARDIDALTTAVATDETLIVYGTDEGENWHGWKAFSRVTEKLFHAVEEIFWERGEPKVFFSTDGNIAWFAEELVGRFMALGVEHRSPIRFSGVAENRDGEWKIVHIHRSVAVEGVTVPYLESHGVRFD